GGTGGCGCTGTTCACCGACGAGTACCACGTGGACATCGCAGGCCCCGAACAGGTGGAGTTTTTGCTGGACGAGGTGCGCGGTGTGCCCAACCGTGCAGAGTTCTCGACCGAGATCGTGGGTGCCGCGTTCGCCCCCGAGTTCCACGAGGGCGTGGATGCTGGCGAAGACGGCCTGGCCGCCATGATCAACCGCCGCCAGGTGCTTGCCGCTGTGCGGGCAGGCCAGAGCGCGGTGCGCAACAGTGCCGACATCCACGCCGACCAGCCCGTGGCCCACGACCTGTGCGCCGGCGACGCCATCAGCATCGACAACATCCTGACCGTGGTGCGCACGCCGGTGATTGCGCACAAGGAGCACAAGGCCTACGGCTGGTTTCAGCAGACCGATTTTTCGCTCTGCCAGCGGCATGTGGACGACGAGGGCGACGCGCGCGACGACAACGTGTTCATCACCATCTGGAAGATCTGGGACTTCTACCTGTCGGTGGAGCAGGTGCCCGCGCCGCGCAACTGGCTGGAGCGCGTGGCCACCAAGCTGTGGCGCCACGCGGCCCCCACGGTCGCCCAGCGCACGCTGCTGTACCGCCGCTACACGCAGGGCGAGCCTGGCGACTGGCAGGTGCTGGCGCCCCCCGCCGAGCCCGGCCACACCCCCGACGCCTGGAAGGCCTGCGAACACGCCTGGCGCGGGGTGCTGGACTATGTGCGCAAGGCCGTGGGCCAGCACCGTGCGCGGTACCCTCTCTACCAGCGCCTGCAAGCCGCAATGACGGCCGAGCAGATCGAGGCCTTCACCAGCCTGCCCGTGTTCACCGAGCAGTACAACGACTGGTGGGACAGCGACCGCAACGGCTACTGGGAGGGCGAGGTCTGGGTGGGCGCGCGCCAGCCCTGCATGCACGATGGCGAGCCCTGGGGCCGCGCGCTCAAGTACAGCTGGCGCAATGGAGACGATGCACCGGGCGACTACGAAGACAACGCCCACAGCGCCTACCAGATCGATGTGGACGAGGCGCGCGAAGGGCCTGCCGCGGTCGAGTTCAGCTACACCCAGCGCCAGAGCGACAGCCGCGCACCCCTGCCCCGTTGCGCCGCCGACCACATTGCCCGCCTGCTGCGCTTTCACGGCCTGGTGCAGGCCCGTATCCGCGCACGGCACGAAGAGGCGCAGGCCCAGCAGGCCGAGGCCCGCCGCATCGAAGCTGCCGTGCAACTGCTGGTCACCCCACCCTTGCCGCCCGACCTGCCCGATGCGGCCGTGTTTCCCGTCGAACTCATGACCCTGTCGGAGCAGTGGCAGGCCGATGGGCAAGCCTACGTGGCGGCCATCCGCGCGAGCCAGCTGGCCCGCGATGCCAATACTGCTGACACTGCCGCCCCTGCCGACGCCTCCGCAGCCCTTGGGGGAGACGAAGAACACGCAGAGGACGAAGACCCTCTGCCCGAAGACCCGCGCACGGCCGACGCGCCCACCGTGCTGCAACTGGCACGCGTGGTGAGCCGCTGGGCCGACGAAGAGATTGCCACGCGCTTTCGCCAGCGCTTTGCCTTTGCCCCGGACGCGTATGTGAAACGCGCGGCCAAAGCCGGGCAATTCATCGGCCCCGTATGGCTGCTGGAGGATGACCGCGTGATCGCACGCATCGGCGCTGCCCATGACGACGACGCTCACTGGGCGGTACTGCAAGGCACCGAGCACACACTGCTGCCCAGCATCCGTGGCGTGGGCCGCTCGCCCAATCGACAGTGTTTTGCCCAAAGCGACGGCCGGCACATCACCACCCACCGGGGATGGAATGGCCCGGTGATTGCGCGGTTCACACTGCCGCGCGGCAACGAAGGCCTGCCGCCGCAGGTGCAGGTGTCGGCCGGCCCGCTGGGTCAGCGCTGCGATGACATCATCCCGTTCAACGATGGTCTGCGCGTACTACTGCGCAACCCCACGGGAGTCTATTTGCTGACCTACACGGCGCCAGGCGCTGAGAGCACCATTCAACGCGTGCACCCACAGACGTTTGACGAAGACGGCCCCTACACCTGGCCCAAGAACCAGATGGACGAAGAGGTCGACGGAGAGACGGTCACGGTGCTGGCGCTGGACATGCTGCACATGGCCCTATCAACCGACGAGCACCATATCGCGGTCGGCGACCAGGACAGCCCACACATCGTGCTGGATACGCACGGCGCTTTGGTGGCCGAACATGAGCCCCTGTCGTCCTACCCCCACCACGCCGTGTTCTCGCACGACGGCACACGCCTGTTTGCCAATTCGTGTCACCTGTACTGGGGCGCTACGCGCTCGATTCCGATCGGCGTTGCATCGCAAGAAGCGGCGGACACGGATGAACACACCCCGCCACTGGACGAACATTGCCGCGTGTACGCGTCCGCCACCCTGCCCGGCTTGGTGATTCTCGGCGACGCTGACGGCTACCTCCACGCCTACAGCGACGAAGGGCAAGCCTTGTGGCGCCACCACATCGGCAGCACGATCAGCGCCATCGACGTATCGCCCGACGGCGCAACCTTATGGGCGGCCAGCTATGGGGGCTACCTGGTGAGGCTGGAGCGCCGCGAGACGGGCATGGACCCCTATTCGATTGGCACATCGCCGTACGTGGAGACGCGGCGTTGGATATTCTGGACGGACGAGGCAGGACCGGTGCGGTGGTAGGTGGATGAAGGCTGTTGACGGCCAGAAGCGTTCAGCCGCTCCGAGCTTCCAGGCAACGGCTTAAGGCTGGTTGCGGACATGCAGTACGTACTACTTGCCAACAAATAGGCATTTGCCAGCGAAGCCCCTTGGCTTCAGTGCATATGCCCGTGGTGCAAATCAGGCACATGCGGGTGCTTGTGTACCAGCGCCGTGTGTGTATGCAAGTGACTGTGAGCCCCTTGTGGCATGGGCTCATGGCTGTGGTCATGATGACCGTCACCGTGTGTATGCGCGTGCTCATGCTCAAGGACCTCATGGGTGTGCTCGTGGTCGTGCGACTCAATCAGATGCAAGACCACCCCGGCCAGCATCAGTGCCCCTCCGAGGACCAGCAGCACCGAGGCTGCGCGCTCTCCAAGCCCAAAAGCACCCAGTGCGCCAATAAACGGAGCGAACGCAAACACTGAGCCCGTGCGTGCCGCGCCGAAGGTGCGCTGAGCGAGCAGATAAAAGCGCAGGCTCAGACCGTAGCCAGTCGCGCCAATGCCCAGCAGCACGCCAGCCGCCAATAGATTTGGCATAGGCTCCGCAAGCAGCCCAGCAAGAAGGACAGTAGCAACGACACCCAGGCTTGATTTCGCGAGCACTACCTGTCCAGGGTCACGGTCAGCCACGCCGCGCGACAAGGTGTTGTCCACGCCCCATGCGACTGTTGCCACCATGACAGCGGCCAACCCGAGCAGTTGCACGTTGCCCTGCAGGCCCTGGTCCAGCGTAAGGACCATCCCACCGGCCATGAGACAAGCCATGGCAATTAGCACACGCCTGTCCACCGTTTCACCGTACAGCCTCCAGGCGAGCAACGCTGTGAAGAAGGCCTCCAGGGTGAGCATCAGGGAGGCGGACGTTCCGCTGGTGCGCTGCAGGCCCCATACCAGGGCAACGGGTCCAATGACGGCGCCGAACACTGCCATGGCCAGCAGACGACCGGCATCACCACGCTGCAATTGCGCTTCCCGCTCTCTGGGGCGGCGAATGAACAAGGCCACCAGGCCCGCGCCGCCATAGAGAAGCCCAGCCGTAGTGAACGGGCCGAGACCCCGGCCCCACAACTGGACAAAAGGAGTGCTCAGACCAAACAGGGCGGCCGCCAGCAGCGCCAGCAGACCACCTCTTAGAGCGGGCGAAAGTGACAGGTGTGTCATGCGTATTGGCCGGTGAAGCTCGCGGCAATGAAGTTACAAAGAATGCGAGAACAAGACATTCAGATTTTGCTTTGTCTTGTCGGTGGCAGCTGGATTCCTGAGCACATTCGACCTCTCATAGTCGGGAGTAAGCGTCAGACGAGGGAGGACAGATAACCGCAAGCGTCTCAAACCGGATGATGGTTCCGAAAGTATGACCGGCTCTTAAGAGCCCAAACCCGCCCCTCATTCAGCCTTGCAACCAACACGCATCGACCGGCACCGTGAAAGCGCTGGAACACAGCATCCCGCCCAAGTCCGCCCCTCGTTGTCCAGTACTTCGGCATCCGCTGCTGTCGCGAAAGTGGGGGTAGCGATCTGTATGCCAAGGCCGCAGGACTCGAACACTTGCGGTAGGCATCCTGCCATATGCAAGCGCATAGCCTAAGTCCCTCCGGGCACCCCGCTGGGAGGAAAAGTCTGTTGGAATGCGCCAAACGAGAAGCCGGTCACCATCGAAGCGCGTGCCTCACGACTCATGGCATGGGCGTTGCATGTGTCCGCGATACGCACCAGCACTCTCCATGACCTCGTCCTCTCCAGCCCCCCTCTCTACCGCCCACCCATCCCAAAACGCACAGCCCCCTGGCGCACCGGGCCTCAGCACACCGGTGCTCTTGCTCATGGCCGTGGCCTGCGGCCTGTGTGCGGGCAGCAACTACTTCAACCAGCCGCTGCTGCACTCCATTGCCACGCATCTGCAGGTGCGCGATGCGTCGGCAGCGCTCATCGTCACGCTGGCGCAGGTGGCGTATGCGGCGGGGCTACTGCTGTTGGTGCCGCTGGGTGACCTGCTGGAGCGGCGGGGGCTCATCGTCACGCTGATGCTGCTGGCGGCGCTCGGGCTGTTCACCAGCGGTTTCGCTCACAGCTACGCCATGCTGGCGCTGGGCACGCTGCTCACCGGTCTGTTCTCGGTGGCGGCGCAAGTGCTGGTGCCGCTGGCGGCCACCCTGGCGGCACCTGGGCGCAGCGGCCGGGCGGTGGGACTGGTGATGAGCGGGCTGCTCACCGGCATTCTGGCGGCGCGCAGCGTGGCGGGGCTGCTGTCGGAGGTGGGTGGCTGGACGCTGGTGTACCGCGTGGCGGGCGTTGCCATGGTGGCGGTGGCGCTGGCGCTGTGGTGGGTGATGCCGGTGTCGCGCAATGCAGCCTCGGCACAGACGCAGAGCTATGGCCAGGTCTTGAGGTCGCTGGGCACGCTGGCGCTGCGACACCCCAGGTTGCGCAGCCGGGCCTTGCTGGGTGCGCTGTCGTTTGCCTCGGTGAGTGTGTTGTTCTCCACCATGGCGCTGCTGCTGGCGGGGCCGGCGCACCGCCTGGGTGATGCAGGCATCGGGCTGGTGGGGCTGGCGGGCGTGGTGGGTG
Above is a window of Acidovorax sp. KKS102 DNA encoding:
- a CDS encoding MFS transporter, producing the protein MTSSSPAPLSTAHPSQNAQPPGAPGLSTPVLLLMAVACGLCAGSNYFNQPLLHSIATHLQVRDASAALIVTLAQVAYAAGLLLLVPLGDLLERRGLIVTLMLLAALGLFTSGFAHSYAMLALGTLLTGLFSVAAQVLVPLAATLAAPGRSGRAVGLVMSGLLTGILAARSVAGLLSEVGGWTLVYRVAGVAMVAVALALWWVMPVSRNAASAQTQSYGQVLRSLGTLALRHPRLRSRALLGALSFASVSVLFSTMALLLAGPAHRLGDAGIGLVGLAGVVGALMASVAGRMADRGQAQVATALSAGLLLLGWVALWLGASSLAWFVVGMLVADLALQGVHISNQNVIYRLDPTARARLNAVYMTSYFVGAATGSAMGSVAWLWGGWGATCALGLGLAVLNALALAHDQRLALRARSGEAPPHAAEGAGM
- a CDS encoding DMT family transporter, yielding MTHLSLSPALRGGLLALLAAALFGLSTPFVQLWGRGLGPFTTAGLLYGGAGLVALFIRRPREREAQLQRGDAGRLLAMAVFGAVIGPVALVWGLQRTSGTSASLMLTLEAFFTALLAWRLYGETVDRRVLIAMACLMAGGMVLTLDQGLQGNVQLLGLAAVMVATVAWGVDNTLSRGVADRDPGQVVLAKSSLGVVATVLLAGLLAEPMPNLLAAGVLLGIGATGYGLSLRFYLLAQRTFGAARTGSVFAFAPFIGALGAFGLGERAASVLLVLGGALMLAGVVLHLIESHDHEHTHEVLEHEHAHTHGDGHHDHSHEPMPQGAHSHLHTHTALVHKHPHVPDLHHGHMH